The following nucleotide sequence is from Spirochaetaceae bacterium.
AGTCGACCTCATGCGGGAGACCGGGCTCTCACACCGTACGTTCTTTCGACGTAAAGCGCTTGGACCCATTGCTTCGGGCCGGGCTGATGCGCATGACCCGGTTGGACGAGCCGAACCACCCCGACCAGGCGTACGTGGCGACCGAGGCGGGTCTCGCACTCCGGCACGAATGGCGAACCGACGACGGCCGCGAGGGAGACCCATGAGCCGCGGTTGCCACGTGCCGGGGTTGGTCACTGAGCAGTCTCACTGCCGTGCACCAACTTGGGCACTGCCTTCCCGCGACTCGGTCACGACACGACTCCCCGCCGACTTCCTGGGACAATGTTCACCACCCTGGAGAGCAGACCGCTCGTGCGTGCCGACTGCGCCCGGATGGCCGGCGGGAACGGCGGGTGCGGCGGGGTGCGGCGGGTGTTGTCGCTTGCCGGGCGTGCGGGGTTGGGGGTAGGCTGCCCCGGCAAATCGACGGGCGGGCCGCGGGGCGGGCCGCTCACGCCAAGAAAGGAGTAGTTATGAGAGTTACCGCGATGCGGACAGTGGGCGCCGTGCTGGCGCTGGCCGTGCTGGCCGGGGGCGCCGCCTGGGCGCAGATGTACAACGAGGCGCCGATGCTGGCGGCGATGGTCAGGGCAGGGGAGCTGCCGCCGGTGGACGAGCGGCTGCCGGCCAATCCGCTGGTGGTGGAGCCGTTCGACTCGATCGGCACCTACGGCGGCACCCTGCGCATGATGGACGTGTCGGACCGCATGTCGATCGGCCTGCGCGTGCGCCACACCGGCCTGTTCCGCTACAACCAGACCGCCAGCGCGTTCGAGCCGGACCTGGCCGAGAGCCACGCCTGGTCGAACAACAACCGCACGCTCACCCTGAAGCTGCGCGAGGGACTGCGCTGGTCGGATGGCGAGCCGTTCACGACGGCCGACATGCTGTTCAAGTGGGAGCAGGACATGCTCAACGAGGATCTCACCTCCAGCCTCGATCCGTTCTACACGCTCGGCGGCGAGCGCGCGGTCTGGGAGGCGATTGACGATTCCACGCTGAGCATCACCTGGGCCGCCCCCAACCCGGTGGCCATGGACCGCTACGGGCGCACCCACTTTTCCGGCGACAACGTGCTGTTCCTGCCGGCGCACTACATGGAGCAGTTTCACGCCGGCTTCAACGACGACGCCGCGGCGCTGGCCGCCGAGAAGGGGTACGAGGACTGGCAGCAGATGTTCCGGGCGCACGGCACCCAGGGCTACACCCAGTCGGCGGTGATCATCGGCCGCCCCTACCTGGACATGCACACGCCGGAGGTGGTGGAGAGCGACCGCGTGCAACTGGTGCGCAACGCCTACTACCACCACGTCGACACGGCCAACAACCAGCTTCCCTACATCGACCGGTTCGAGGTGAGGCACGTCGGTGACCTGGACCTGTACGACCTGAAGGCGTCGGCGGGCGAGGTCGACTTCGCCGCCTACTACACCTCGGCACCGAGCCTGCCCACCTACCGCGCCGGCGAGCAGCAGGGCGCCTACCAGACGATCATCGCGCAGTCGCTGCGCACCGCCGAGCTGGTGCTGTTCCTGAACCAGAACATCGAGGATCCGGTGCTGAACGAGCTGTTCGGCAACCTGGACTTCCGCGTCGGCCTGTCGGTGGCCCTGAACCGCCCGCAGATGAACGACATCGTGTTCTTCGGCATGGGCGACGCGCATCCGGCGACGCCGCTGAACACCATGGAGTTCTTCGATCACGCCTGGTACAACGACAACCTGTCCTACGATCCGGAGCGCGCCAACCGGCTGCTCGACTCCGTGGGCCTGACCGCCCGCGACGGCGACGGCTTTCGC
It contains:
- a CDS encoding ABC transporter substrate-binding protein, with protein sequence MRVTAMRTVGAVLALAVLAGGAAWAQMYNEAPMLAAMVRAGELPPVDERLPANPLVVEPFDSIGTYGGTLRMMDVSDRMSIGLRVRHTGLFRYNQTASAFEPDLAESHAWSNNNRTLTLKLREGLRWSDGEPFTTADMLFKWEQDMLNEDLTSSLDPFYTLGGERAVWEAIDDSTLSITWAAPNPVAMDRYGRTHFSGDNVLFLPAHYMEQFHAGFNDDAAALAAEKGYEDWQQMFRAHGTQGYTQSAVIIGRPYLDMHTPEVVESDRVQLVRNAYYHHVDTANNQLPYIDRFEVRHVGDLDLYDLKASAGEVDFAAYYTSAPSLPTYRAGEQQGAYQTIIAQSLRTAELVLFLNQNIEDPVLNELFGNLDFRVGLSVALNRPQMNDIVFFGMGDAHPATPLNTMEFFDHAWYNDNLSYDPERANRLLDSVGLTARDGDGFRLRPDDGSRLSLVIEIGVLEGPKQAICELIANDWRQVGIDGACKVIDGALLRERLDTNQTAISTWHLGRTTLLGRGTPDQFAFERCAANNWGRQWCFWFVSGGDAGIEPPDHIKALNERWQSFKQAATGTPEAVELGKDYFVFFADELPMIPTIGLAPHPVVIHNRLRNVPKDNIFWGSDTNFYAPYKPEQWYIAE